TCACTCTTGCGTCCTAAAATGACAAGAGACCCACCTATAGCTAGACAATTCAAGTTCTTCTCAATCCAATAAATCTATCCAAATTCTTTTTCTCCATCGTATTATACAGTTAAACTGCTGCTAAATCTACGAGCAGACAAAAGAAAACATGAGAAACTGTGACTTTTTTATAGGTTGAGGAAAATGAAGCAAAACGTTATTCCCATAACAGCAGTGAGGAAAGGGGAGTGGCAGTGACACAATTAAATCAAGTAAAAACATTCAGAATGTGTTTGGCTAAACTCAGATGCTACATAAAAGTGATAGAATCTGTAATATTCATAAAAAGTGACAATGCTTCtgtaattaaattttacctaaaATAATTCTCATCCAACAATACACaaatttaaaaagtaaaaaaatcatGCCTTTTTCTTTGGTTTCAGCCTTCACGCGTTTGCAACAATCCTCTTTTTCGTAGTTGATGCAGACTTCTGATCCCAGCGTTTCGTAAAGTCGCAGATTTTCTTCCGTTTCTGAAAAAAGGTCCGTTTAGTTACATGTTACTGGACTACTATTTCACGGGCATGACACTGAGACAGTCACCAACactttgtttaaaaatttcacTTTTCCATAACAATGTCTTTTTGTCACATTAATTACCATATTCATGAGATCATTCTCCTACATATATCCTGCCTCAATTAGTTCTCACCCAAGTTCCACGGTGCCACAACCAATTCGCTAATCAAACATTTCCTTCGAAAACTTAGCAATGTAAACTCTATTATTGAAAGTCTCCTTACATCTCAAATACACATGATCATGTAATTATAATATCCTCCATTTGGTCAACCTTAATGTTTAAAACAACTGAATTGGCTTATTTCATGTTGCCAAAGCACAACATGAATGGGCATATCAATTTGGTTTGTTATTATCAACATACCAAGAAAACATGACAGTTCAGCTAGCATCAATCTTACGCTATTTTCACCAAATCCAACAGGGATCTTTCCAATGTAATCCTCTTAATCAAGAAATTCGAAGGATAATTGTGGTTGTTGCAGTTTCTAGAATATAGTTATATAGAAAGAAATAATCAGTGACAACACAATGAATAAGGTGAAGCTTTTGACGTGATACTACACACAATAATATTACAAATGTAGTGCCAAAATAATTCACTGACTCATTTAATTTGATGTTACGATAATACACGGACATAATCATTTGGCTAAATTAATTAACTCGGTTAATCTTCTTGAACCATGGCAGGAGATACCTTTAGAAATAAAAGCTTAATGAAAGTATTCTACATGCTACGCTGAAGGGAGATTGTAGAGTGCTTATAAGACTTCCATCGGAGGAAAACAGAAAACTTTCAAATTATTCAATGGTCGGATGTAACACTCGGTTAGCTTTTGCATATTGTTTACCGTGTTTATAAATGTGTTGAAACATGAATTTTTGAGAGAAATTCTAACAGATTCaacatattatttaattttcccAAACAAAGATAGCTCGAATACATCAAACTTCTCCGCTTGTGTGCACTTGTAAGAATCAAATGCACGAGTGTATGAATAACTAAGTTAACATGTAACTACTATTGCATAGGATAAACTAAATcaaacaacttaaaatattaaGCAACACTACCTGCTACCGCAAACACTTTGCAACCAAGATTCTTGGCATATTGAAGTGCGATTATGCCAATTCCATCTGCAACGCCATGTATCTAAAAACAAATTAccattttcaaagtttcaataATTTATGAACTATCAAAATTAGTTTAAAAATTGTGAAATACCAATACTATTTTGCCCGGGGTGACTTTGGTCAATATTGAAAGACCATAGAAAGATAAGCATGTCGCTAGTGGCAACGTAGCTGCGACCATAAGGGAAACTCCCGAAGGAATTTTCACAACTTGAGATGCGGGAATCGCCACAAACTCTGCATACCCGCCCCCATTTGCAAGAATCGCACAAACCTGGAAAACAGACATCacaaacataattatttaaatgtgACCCATAAACTAGTTGATAAGATTAACACCAACTAGAGTTTTCACTCCACTCCAAACAAATGATTGTCCGAGTCTATATATACAACAATCGTTAACTTAATATTGGCTATGAGACTTCTAACACTACTCAATCAGTAACAAACTGATACTCACCTCGTCGCCCTCTTTAAAGTTAGATACCCTTGAGCCGACAGCAACAATTATCCCCGAACATTCATCACCAAGATATGCATTGAGAGCAAACCGAGGAAAAATCGCATTCCGTCGATACAAAACATCGTGAATATTAACTCCAGTTGCGACAACTTTTACCATTACTTCATATCTTTCAATGATGGGCTTTCGGACCTCTTTTACTCTTAAAACATCTGGACTACCTGGTCTTTTAAAATATACAGCCTTCATCTGCAGAGGAAACATAGAGCCAACAAAATTTACGAGGTTTTGGAACAAGCATAGAGATAAATGTAGATTAATTTCAATCGCAGGAAGGGAGCTAACCAGAAACAAATACTAGGTCAAATCGTAAAACAAATTTTAGGTTTTTTCTTACTGGGGAGACCCTTCATGCATGGTTAATATGCAACAGTTGAGCTATTTAAGTGCAGGAGCTATATTATTAACTTTTCTcttaaaaaattatcattttaaaaaGACGCAAATTTCAAACGTtgactttaaaaataaaataaatttaatttaaaaggtTATACTATTagttgatatattttatatgacaaaaacttgtgtgaaacggtctcacgggttgtattttgtgagacaaatctcttatttgagtcatccatgaaaaagtattaatttttatgttaagagtattactttttattgtgaataacaGTAGGGTTGACCgtgtcacagataaagattcgtgacacagtctcacaagagacctactcatcaTAAaatgttataatatttttattacactAAGTTTCGGTGACTGTTCAAGGATCCAACCACTTTTTGTTTATAAATCACGTTTTTCGACACTGGATCAAGACAAGCCGTTCAAACAGTATATAaagaaattgaacaaaaagTGAAAATTCActacattattattttttaagaacaaaaattgaaccCCATTTCATATAACTCAGCCACAATTTTGCAACACGGGAAATAGTACTTTCGATTTGTGCTGAGGTTCAAGGAAAAGCAACATATCAAACCCGATATCATTACCAAAAAGAATCATCCAATATACTTACCAATCCTTTCGAATGACTTCTATGATTGAACATGAAATTTTACAGACAAAAAGGTGAACACAAAGAGAAAAACAAACAACGTTTGTAAGGAAACTATTTGAAGAGAAATTCACAAACTGAATGGAACCATAAGATCAATATAACGGCAATGTTAATTTGAAAATCCACACGAGTTAGAAAGATTTAAAGTAAATTCCGAGGAAGTGATCCCGAAATGGCCTTGAGTTTGAGACACTTTGGGGCTGGGCTTCTTctttgtgtgtgtatatataccaCCGATCCTCTTTTTGTGGGTATTTTTAGACTTGTAAAGTATAATtttttagatgatttttcaTAATTTGTTCAACTTGTCATTGATTCCCCAAAAAGTAGGGATGGATGGCGTGGGACTAGGTCCCCGTCCCACCCCATAACCTGTTCTAGCGGAAATCTTCATCTCACTTCTATCTTCACTTCAAAAAACATATGAATGATAATTAGGCAGGACGATTTGTCATCCTTATCTCCGCCATTCTCAACCCGACCGGAAAATATCTATTTACATTGTCGTTTCAAATATCAGAGTTGGGCAAAATAGTTTTCAAATTTACgtaaaaaatattgatataataatcaaattatatttataaatattaatattaccTAAACAATACAAACATtagtaattcatgttttaacaAACAAAAATGATGAAGCCACATCATTATCATATGATGACGAATTGAATTGTGAACGAGGTGTAGGGTTTAtatatttgagttttttttaattgttagaaaaaatgattatattattttttatttttatttttattatcgtcattattattattatcgggGACAGGTTCGGGAATGTAGATAACATACTCATACCCTTCTCCAATTTTCTTCGGGTATTTTCAAATCTCCGAAACCGAAAACATATCCCCAAATCTCCCATTTCGTATGCGCTCAGTATTTTAATATATTCTTTTATTCCCATTTATATGCATTATGTGATTTGCTAATGTCATATTTTTTGTCTTTGTATGTCCCATCTAATACATCGACAGGTAATTTCCGATCTTTCATTGTATTTGGAATCATTTATTTTTGAACTTTTTTTTCCATGGGAGCATTTTACGGTTGGAGGAAAAATTAGAAGCTGAATATTTGGGGCATTGGTAAAAGCTGAAACTGAGGGACAATCGCATTCACTAATGTTATATGGTAGCATTATTTTATTTGTGTCGGATCTCTTCCAATAACTTTTTTAATtcattatatataaattaatttatatatttaatttgatttaaataCACAAATATACTAAGTTGGATTTGGAAATTTTTAGTGAGCAACAGCCCACTtatcactacaaaaaaaatttgtattagcgacggtttttttccTCGCTAATCAAATTAGCAACGGAACTTAAAATGTCCGAAAAATCACCGTCGTCTTCctattgcgacggtttttcaaaactCGTCGCTAATTTGCGACGATTTTGAGCAGATAAATCGTTGctaattagcgactgtttttGATATAATCTGtcgttaattatattatttgtaaaaaaaaaattagctttataatttaataaaaatacatttagttttataattatttgtacatatttttaaataatctcCTCAactcatctaaattaatattttcgaatttgtAAATAATCTATGAAACGATTAAACATTGCGATAAAATAAGCGaacaacaaaattaaataatgtCATAAAGCTAAAAAAACAAAGCGTTCACAAGTATCAATAAATACAAGCGTAGATATAATAAAAAACTAAGGAGACTGAGTTTCATCATCGTTGTATGCATTGTCGCTATCGCCATCACCGTCGTCGTGACCGAAGTCTTGTGATGGTGGAATATACTCAGGCGAGTACCTCAGGACCTTGCCCGAACGTCGATGATGTGATGATCTAGCTGCGTATGGGTCATCAAAATGTGATGACTCTACTAAAGCTTGTCCTCTGCTAGATGAGCTTCGACCATAAAGATATCATCGGGATGTATGTGGATATGGCTGCGGTAATCGAGCGACGAGTCGACGGACCTGGTCCTCCAGAATCGTCATCCTATCCTTCAACGAAGCATtcttgtaacgtcccgaaaaattaaaaatcaatgtgaaccacatgcatggaagttatcaaatttcttatgtattttaatttatttatttttattgcatTTAGTAAAtatggtaggcatgtttacatctttaaaatatgattttctacTAGGATGCATAAAAcggtgttttaaaggttattcgagtcgcgatcgaggaacggagaccggagaccaaataaggaaaaatatttttattaaatgattatttttaattattcaatatatGGTATATGCTATatggtattttcgaaaatgaagcGTTTTGAGGTGTTTATATATGCCGAAtcgtatttttaaatgatattcgattttcgacgaaaatatgaactttttgataACTCGActattattttcacaaactttcctaaacaaaatattttaaatattcactAAGATGCTTAATGGCCCTATTATACTATGATTAATGGGTCTAAGCTTGCACTTGTGtttgaattaaaataaaaggcCCTAAACCCTACCCCAACCTCCACAAAACTCACGCCCCACCCTATGGAATTGTGGTAGGACTCTTCTTCTCAATCAGCAGCACATACCACACGAAATTCTTGAAGGAAAGTCATgaaatttgaaggaaaaatcagCAAGGTTGCATCCCTCGTCTCCCCACTGACGTTCCTCGCATCGCCAAATTGTTTTCGAGCGTATTATACGCAAAATCACGCCTTAATCTCCTTTTTatcatccatcacaccataatatttgtttgatatatgattgcatgaaaaacatgatacactttttatattttcatttttatgacatgTCATGGACAAAACTTGTGTTTTTATGATCCAAACTTGTGTTAATGATGCATAAAAGGCTGCCATCATAGGGCTATTGAAATGGATGTTTtttcacatgtttaagggtccatagAGGCATGTTAAAGGGCAAGATAGTCGGGTAACAAGGCTGAACGAAAAGAGACCTAGGGTTTCGAAACTTTGGTTCTTTGTGGGCACGACTGTTGCTGCTATGCGGAATGTGTTCAAGGGTCCTAAGGGAGTCTAGACATGGTCCTAGATGGACTGTGAAAGGGCTGTAAGGCTAGGAGAGGGCTGCAACCGCATGGGGCGAAGGCATGCGTGGGAAAAGAACATAGAATCCTAGCAGCTAAGGGCATCGGCTAGGAGTCCTTGGTTGTCACGATTTCTAGCTACTGTTAGAGCATGACTAGGAGACCCAAGAGGCTGCATAATAGTCCTAAGATGGCTGCACGAGGGTGGCTCGAAGGGCAAAGGCGATCGTTTGGCGTGAGGGAGCCATGCGCATGCCATGCGATCGAGTTGAGTGGCTGGGGCTTCTAGTTCCTTTAGGTTCGGTCTAGTGGCTGGCTAGGGTCACGGTTatggtcctaggagggttgGTCAGGGTCTGGTCCACTCGGTTAGGGTCTATGTTTGAAGGATATGAGGATGGCTTGGGCTAGGGTTTGATCAATTTGTAGGTAATTTGCGATAGTTTTTGAGAAAACcgtttgcgacggtttttttgaaaaaccatcgctaatattttttttttagtgtATGCTTCAACATAGATGTGTCTATGGTGATAAGCTTTGAATATATCaatcacataaattttttttaaggatTTAGATCATTATTCTCTGAATTGATCATCATCACATTCATGCATTTTCTAAGGTATATTTTCTTGTGAGAGATTCAAGAATTGGTAAGAAGTAATCTTCACGAAACATCTACATTTATGAATATCAATAGAAATGAGAAACCAATATATAGACGTTCACGAGACAATAGACTTTTTAAAAGACTTCATGGATGTGAGGATCAATTCGCCTAAACCCTTAAAAAAATAGAGATGTTATTGATGAATTCTGAGATTTGATGCTCTTATTTAAATAGCTCTACGTTGGAGTTGAATGTCGTGCACCACTATGAGCCAAACTACACGATATCAAATTGTTtggatcatatatatatatatatattatatatatttatatatttaaaaattattgtgatacaatttatttttctcgtatcaattcatttattttttaaaaaaatttgatacgagtttaatttttattaaaaaaaatctttttgtATTAATCCGGTCAACAAAGAAGGGGAACCCAAAATTTGAGATATCCAATTAGAATATATctattgtgagacgatttcacgaatctttatatgtgagacgggtcaaccttaccgatattcacaataaaaactaatactcttagcataaaaattaatattttttcatgaatgactcaaataagagattcgacCCACGAAatcgatccgtgagaccgtctttaTAAGAGTTTTTGTATCCAATTCATGATTATGGGtttgttaaatatttaaaatttgtaatattttattaaaaaacccGAAATTTTTGGtttgtaaaatttaaattttaagcaTTCAAAAGCAAATTGATCTATGACACTAAAGTCGTAACACACCAGCGATTTTACGTCAAACCGGAGATTGTTAGAGCAAAACAGGATAGCAATTCTGGAACTGGTACCAAGGAACGCCGATGAATCTAGTACAAATGTGACCACGTTTTAGTGAAAGAGTGAGGCTTAAATTCCAAATTTCAGATTGAGGGTTTCTCTCTTCTATAATAGGCACGAAGAAATTTCTTGGGCGGAGAGAAAATCATGGGTGGCGGAGAAGGAGAAGATCCGCAGAAGTTGAAGCGGATTGGGGCCGCCGCTTACGATTATGAGAACGATACGCGGTGGGCGGATTACTGGTCAAACGTTCTTCTTCCTCCTCACATGTCTTCCAGATCTGATGTCGTTGATCACTTCAAGCGCAAGTTCTACCAGCGGTACATTGTATGctcttctttctttattttatttatttatttaattgattttgatATGGATATTCTCTTGCTTTTCGTTAATTTGTTTCTTGGTGAAGGTTTTTGGTTGTCAAAATTAGGTCTTGATTTGTAGAAGAATCGCATCGGGgtttaatttctttttcttcCTCTTCGACGTTGAAGATTTATATTGGCTACATCTATACAGTTTAattattttccttttttccCATGTATAGAAAAATGATGATTTGAGTTGCTTAGTTGGGTGTTTGTCAAACGAAACAAACGAATTTTATCTGGCCCCGATCATTTTTGTGGTCTAGATGCGCAGCTGGTGAAGAAATTTTATGTGCTTGACGCGAGCATGAACATGAAAATCTGGGACTTTTGTTTATTGGAATTCTTTTTCATGGGATCTGGTCAGTTCGCCGTTATAAATTTAGGAGTGTATGAACCTGGATTTTCCTCGTTATCATAGTTGGTCTTACATAAATGAGAGATTGAGTTTTCAGTGTGAATATTAGTTGGAATGTTTATTCTGAATATGGCATTAAGAGAATGTTTATGCATGCTGGTTCTTGATACTTATTTTTTGGAGCTAAGTTGATGTATATACATTTCAGGATCCAGATCTACTTGTGGAGCCCATGACTACTAGCACCGCACCTGCAAAATCTTCAGCAGCCTCGCCACAATCAACACCATCGTCTGCTTCTGGAAGTAATCCACGTCAACGAAGTTCAGGTCTGAATTAGTGTTATTAATGAGACGTGGTGATGATTTGGCCAACATATCTTATTCATTCTTTACTCCGATGTTAGGTGTTTTTTTACTTGAACTTGCCATGTAGGGGCTGCGAGTAGAACATCAGGGACACCTGCAACTCCACCTCCTAACACTACATCATTGCGTTGGGATAGTCAGACTATCCAATTTTCTGTCAATGCTTGGGTATGTTGAATTCATTTGAAATCATTTTATTGTTTAACTGCTTTTCGGTAGGTGCAAGAATGACAAGATTTGTGGCCAGATTGGAGCTGGCATCATGTCTTGCTTTATTGGTCTATAATTTGATTCACTGTCTGCTTTAAATGTTCTTAATGTGTTCACGGCTTTTATTATATTCTGCAATTTCTTGTCTAGTATAACTTCTAAACATTTTGGCCTTCATCTTGGAAGGATGGGTCCATGTTATCTGTAATCTTTTGTGTAGATTTTGATCAAGATTTGCAAAATCAAGTTTACCTAGATctgtaaaattattttacacTAGCACCTCTTGGCATTTTATGGGTGCATACATACATAATACAAATTTTTagtgttaaataattttttgttacTTTTAAATTCATGccttttataataattttttacgtTAGGAGTTATATGATGattgaatttaaaaatttaagagTCTGGataaagataaataaataaatatttaagtaatttttatattttttttggaaagTTGATGAGATATGATAGTTATAAatgaaattcactaaattacatttttctgatattttttattaaatataacgGGGTATTGTAATTTTAGAGGGGTATTTTTggcattttaaaaattacatcatGACACAAAAGTTAGTTTCTGGAAACCTCTCCACGGCTCAACCTTTAATAATGTTGTATTGATAATTGTCTCAGGcttgtgttttttattttcaataaatattctaTTTTTGGATACTTCAATTTTTTCCCCTTTATCTGCAGTCATTTCTCGTGGGAGTTCTTTCAGTGTTTCCATTTGCGCCAAATAATCTATCAAATCCGGCGTATCGGCATTCGTTCTTGGGAACTGCTTGTTCTTCTCTGTGTTCTCTATATTCATCGTATGGGGTAATGCCACTTAGTTCTTTCTTTGTCTCGGTGCATGAATTCTGTTCTATTTATTGGTTTACTGCCTATGGTAACTGATTATCTCTTGCAGAAACCAAGAGCATGGAACTTGTAGGCTTTGCAGGTGTGGTTTCAGTCCGTGGTGGCTACCAAAGATTTTCTCTATGCCATTTACTGTATTAACTTTGTTTCCTCACATGTTTGCCTCAAATGTATGTATCACTTGTGCAGTTATTAATTTATCAGTCATGTTTACTGAATGCGCGATATTCTGAAAGTACCAAGTTCAATGTTGGCAGTTGCTTTAATTCCCATTCTGTGCCGGGCGCTTGAGCATGTTACGAAGTTCTTGAGGCATAACTTTAGCCATTCCACCTTGTACAGGTGAGAAAGCCGGTTTTTGGCTGCAcagaatatttcaaaattcttataTTGCACTCATTGTCCTGTGGTATTGCTTATTGGCACAACCCTTGATTGAGGATGACATCAAGTGGAATATGTCTAAGCTACAGTCCTTCAAATGTCTAGGATATAGTATTATAGTTAGCATCTTTCTTGGGACACTCAGAAATTTATATGCCAAAAAATTGGCTAATTTCCTGGGAATATGGGTTATTTATTGAGTTTTTGGAATTTTATGTATTCATTGATGCCTGCTTTGATATATAGTAGGATCGTACAGCAAAAGTTGTTTAACCTATAGATTGTTGAACGATATTTATCGAGAAAAGGGAATCTTAGGTGATTATTAGATTGAAATAATCATATGCACTATATGTTTACCGAATATCAGGTTTTATCATTGATGAGGCTCTAGCTTCAGAGCGTGTGTTTAAAGGCTCAGTTTTTTTTCTTCTAGATTTGTATTAAATTTCCTTTAATAATCATTAAACTGTCATAAATGAAAGcctaatttgtgtttaattttgTTCCTCCTATTTGAGACATTCTTGATGATCCTCCACAGGAGGTACTTGGAAAAGGCTTGTGTTTGGGTTGAATCAAACACGACCACACTTGGGGTTTTGTCATCACAAGCTGAGATAGGAATTGGGTTCCTTCTGATAATTTCTCTCTTCTCGTCAGTATCCTCCACATTTCCTTTATTAACAATATCTGATTCAACTCATTATTTTATAACCGTGTTTGAATTATTCACCAAATTGATGTTTTGTGCCTTGAATTAATAAACAGGTGGCAGCGGAATATCATACAGGCATTCATGCACTGGCAGGTATTTGTTGCTTTTGAATTGAAACTTGAAATTGTTGTTTCCGTGTATCCAATTCTTGTTAAATATTGGTGAGTTTCTGTTAAACATACCATTATTGTTGTCCACTATCCTGTCGTATAAACTTGTgcaattatttcaaaattaccGTCAATTGGTCCTCTTTATTATTGCCGTCACTTGGCCTTGACTCGGTACTTGTCTCAGAGAATCCCGTGTCCAAAATCCTACCTATACTGTGTATACATTGAATTCTATGATATTTATGTATATTACTTTGTCAAACATTTGATGGACAAAAGATCACCAACTTATTGAAGTTGATTCAATTCTTGAACCGTCTTCGTGGCAGCTTTTGAAGCTTATGTATCTTTCTCCTGTTACTGCTGGCTACCATCAAAATACATGGGCCATGATGGGGCGTTCTGTGAATCCATTAATGCAGCAGTACGCTCCATTCTTGAACACTCCAATATCTGCCATTCAGAGATGGTGGTTTCGGTAAAAAGTTGGGTCTGAGGAAGAAAAGGAGATAAAAACAAGAGAAGATTGATCACTTGC
This sequence is a window from Primulina tabacum isolate GXHZ01 chromosome 17, ASM2559414v2, whole genome shotgun sequence. Protein-coding genes within it:
- the LOC142531815 gene encoding uncharacterized protein LOC142531815, with amino-acid sequence MFNHRSHSKGLMKAVYFKRPGSPDVLRVKEVRKPIIERYEVMVKVVATGVNIHDVLYRRNAIFPRFALNAYLGDECSGIIVAVGSRVSNFKEGDEVCAILANGGGYAEFVAIPASQVVKIPSGVSLMVAATLPLATCLSFYGLSILTKVTPGKIVLIHGVADGIGIIALQYAKNLGCKVFAVAETEENLRLYETLGSEVCINYEKEDCCKRVKAETKEKGMIFLLFKFVYCWMRIILGKI